From the Prosthecobacter dejongeii genome, one window contains:
- a CDS encoding glycine--tRNA ligase has translation MSTDVKNNTALMEKIVSLCKRRGFIFQSSEIYGGCGGVWDYGPLGAELKRNLRTAWWNAMTREREDVLGLDASILMNPAIWKASGHVDTFADLMRECSLTNKRVRADHVEPQEGVVMNYTGAEAPAGWKLDRVISVLMKKGEHIESFRKRVRTLIASNAGEAAGKVEEINLLGEAKGDTIEGSVDFHPETGGALGPARPFNLMLKTYLGPTATEDDVTYLRPETAQAIFAQFKNVFDSSRMKVPFGVCQIGKAFRNEVTPKNFTFRSREFEQMELEFFIKPDEAVEIISGEVAQWSEGADLSEPQPNWGWDLWHRYWVDQRTKFYEGIGLGGVLEYYWQTKDDLAHYARACVDILCDFPFGTEELEGIAARGAFDLTAHQTASGKTQEVFDEELKNAAAKLTDEQKEALVQKRLAAEQAKVKGEPMPEADVRAWFERLFKGNYVPHVIEPSAGLDRMALAIIANAFVEEEKADVNGKVENRTYLRLHPRVAPIKVGVFPLLKNKPELVAKAREVYSLLKKHMNCFYDETAAIGRRYARQDEVGTPFGITIDFETLGEKGPELQDTVTLRHRDGGEQERVKISDLLPKLLAAVS, from the coding sequence ATGTCCACCGACGTTAAGAATAACACCGCCCTCATGGAGAAAATCGTCTCTCTTTGCAAGCGCCGCGGTTTCATCTTCCAAAGCAGCGAGATCTACGGCGGCTGTGGCGGTGTCTGGGACTACGGCCCGCTGGGTGCCGAACTGAAGCGCAACCTGCGCACCGCCTGGTGGAATGCCATGACCCGCGAGCGTGAAGACGTCCTCGGCCTGGATGCCAGCATCCTCATGAACCCTGCCATCTGGAAGGCCAGCGGCCATGTGGACACCTTTGCGGATCTCATGCGCGAATGTTCCCTCACCAACAAGCGCGTCCGTGCCGACCACGTGGAACCGCAGGAAGGCGTGGTCATGAACTACACCGGTGCCGAAGCCCCGGCAGGCTGGAAGCTAGACCGAGTGATCTCCGTCCTCATGAAAAAGGGCGAGCACATCGAAAGCTTTCGCAAGCGCGTCCGCACTCTCATTGCTTCCAATGCTGGTGAAGCCGCAGGCAAAGTGGAAGAGATCAATTTGTTAGGCGAAGCCAAAGGCGACACCATCGAAGGCAGCGTGGACTTCCATCCGGAAACCGGCGGAGCCCTGGGCCCGGCGCGTCCCTTTAACCTCATGCTCAAGACTTACCTCGGCCCCACAGCGACCGAGGACGACGTGACCTACCTGCGCCCAGAGACCGCCCAGGCCATCTTTGCCCAGTTCAAGAACGTCTTCGACTCCAGCCGCATGAAGGTCCCCTTCGGCGTTTGCCAGATCGGCAAGGCCTTCCGCAACGAAGTCACCCCCAAGAACTTCACCTTCCGCAGCCGCGAGTTCGAGCAGATGGAGCTCGAGTTTTTCATCAAGCCTGATGAAGCCGTCGAAATCATCAGCGGCGAAGTCGCTCAGTGGAGCGAGGGCGCTGACCTCAGCGAACCGCAGCCCAACTGGGGCTGGGATCTCTGGCACCGTTATTGGGTGGATCAGCGCACGAAATTCTATGAAGGCATCGGCCTCGGTGGCGTGCTGGAATACTACTGGCAGACGAAGGACGATCTCGCCCACTATGCCCGCGCCTGCGTGGACATCCTGTGTGATTTCCCTTTCGGCACCGAAGAACTTGAGGGCATCGCCGCCCGTGGTGCCTTCGATTTGACGGCCCACCAGACCGCCAGTGGCAAGACCCAGGAAGTCTTCGACGAAGAGCTGAAGAACGCCGCCGCCAAGCTCACCGACGAGCAGAAGGAAGCCCTGGTCCAGAAGCGCCTCGCTGCCGAGCAGGCGAAGGTCAAAGGCGAACCGATGCCGGAAGCCGATGTCCGCGCCTGGTTCGAACGTCTCTTCAAAGGCAACTATGTTCCTCACGTCATCGAGCCCTCCGCCGGCCTCGACCGCATGGCCCTGGCCATCATCGCCAATGCCTTTGTTGAGGAAGAAAAAGCCGATGTAAACGGCAAGGTGGAAAACCGCACCTACTTGCGCCTGCATCCTCGTGTGGCCCCGATCAAAGTCGGCGTCTTCCCCCTCCTGAAGAACAAGCCCGAGCTCGTCGCCAAAGCCCGCGAAGTTTATTCGCTCCTCAAAAAGCACATGAACTGCTTCTACGATGAGACCGCCGCCATCGGTCGCCGCTACGCCCGCCAGGACGAAGTCGGCACGCCCTTCGGCATCACCATTGACTTCGAAACCCTCGGCGAAAAAGGCCCTGAGCTTCAAGACACCGTCACCCTCCGCCACCGCGACGGCGGCGAGCAGGAACGCGTCAAGATCTCCGACCTCCTGCCAAAGCTCCTGGCCGCCGTGAGTTAA
- a CDS encoding sensor histidine kinase produces MRSLLRWFLFTLCLLVFTGAMGWISLRMLSMEAQRRHTAEDAQVQEKVRLALWRMDSLASALLIRENARPAYHYQAFYAPDDLFASRTESIPKGRALMPSPLFGSLPDLVQLHFEKMPDQPTLSSPQAPMGKQKELATSWYTLNPQTSIAAKKLARLDSLLEKHPDIQKAPTVSATPVIEIKSQSLENAPKESLKSASKTLDLDPQSVANATEQSQRALILDNNINLEKKELPKPQLKKAAPLPSSKTTKEGADIAATAPNRSSVGSDSTLGEVTRRYQQERSTDPSAALTRQSLPTLAGDLQPLWVENELLLVRQATVEEMPRLQGVWLDWALLQSRLLDTIRDLLPEATLLPVAPDIARTDATALVTLPVKLITGRIPMLAVETSSPLKSALVVAWTCLIVAALAIAFVLHRAVLLSERRGAFVSAVTHELRTPLTTFRLYSEMLADDMVPDAAQRRSYLQTLCDESTRLMHLVENVLAYSRIERGRTAGRMEKISVEALLDRILPRLRQRTQPVDLTLEVQPSSNALACLICVDAMAVEQILFNLTDNACKYAAPDSEPRKLDLAIQDENSALRFIFRDYGPGLPEMQRKRLFQPFSKSATEAAHSAPGVGLGLALSRQLARELGGDLIFTQPQGRGAQFELRLPKRAKA; encoded by the coding sequence ATGCGCTCCCTTCTCCGCTGGTTCCTATTCACCCTTTGCCTGCTGGTTTTTACCGGGGCGATGGGCTGGATCAGCCTGCGCATGCTCAGCATGGAGGCGCAGCGCCGCCACACGGCGGAGGATGCCCAAGTTCAGGAAAAAGTACGCCTGGCTCTCTGGCGCATGGATTCACTGGCCAGCGCCCTTTTGATCCGCGAAAACGCCCGCCCAGCTTATCATTACCAGGCTTTCTACGCGCCAGATGATCTCTTTGCCAGTCGAACAGAGAGCATCCCCAAAGGACGGGCGCTCATGCCTTCTCCCCTCTTTGGCAGTTTGCCAGACCTCGTCCAACTGCACTTTGAAAAGATGCCGGACCAGCCCACGCTGAGCAGCCCCCAAGCGCCGATGGGAAAGCAAAAAGAACTCGCCACAAGTTGGTACACGCTGAATCCGCAAACCAGCATCGCCGCTAAAAAATTGGCCCGTCTGGATAGCCTTCTGGAAAAACACCCTGATATCCAAAAAGCGCCGACGGTGAGTGCGACTCCAGTGATCGAAATCAAAAGCCAATCACTCGAAAACGCCCCCAAAGAAAGCCTCAAATCGGCGTCTAAAACCCTCGATCTCGACCCCCAAAGTGTAGCCAATGCCACAGAGCAGTCTCAGCGGGCCCTGATCTTGGATAACAACATTAACTTGGAAAAAAAGGAACTCCCCAAACCTCAACTCAAAAAAGCAGCCCCACTGCCCAGCAGCAAAACTACGAAGGAAGGGGCCGACATAGCAGCTACTGCACCTAACCGATCAAGTGTGGGATCAGACTCAACTTTGGGAGAAGTGACGCGGCGCTACCAGCAGGAGCGTTCCACCGATCCCTCAGCGGCACTCACCCGCCAGTCTCTCCCGACTCTTGCTGGTGACTTGCAGCCACTTTGGGTCGAAAACGAATTATTGCTCGTGCGCCAGGCCACAGTCGAAGAAATGCCCCGGCTGCAGGGGGTGTGGCTTGACTGGGCGTTGCTCCAGTCACGGTTGCTCGACACCATTCGTGATCTCCTGCCTGAGGCCACTCTGCTTCCAGTCGCGCCAGACATTGCACGTACAGATGCCACCGCCCTGGTGACGCTGCCTGTGAAACTGATCACAGGCAGAATCCCCATGCTCGCCGTCGAAACGAGCTCTCCATTGAAATCGGCTTTGGTCGTTGCCTGGACCTGCCTGATTGTGGCCGCGCTTGCCATTGCTTTTGTCCTTCACCGCGCTGTTCTCCTCAGCGAACGCCGGGGTGCCTTTGTCTCCGCCGTGACGCATGAGCTGCGGACCCCTCTGACCACCTTTCGCCTGTATTCCGAAATGCTGGCAGATGACATGGTGCCCGATGCCGCCCAGCGCCGCAGCTACCTCCAGACCCTGTGTGATGAGTCCACCCGCCTCATGCATTTGGTGGAAAATGTCCTCGCTTACTCCCGGATCGAGCGCGGGCGCACGGCCGGGCGTATGGAGAAAATAAGTGTGGAGGCCCTGCTGGATCGCATCCTCCCACGCCTCCGCCAGCGGACGCAGCCCGTGGATTTAACTCTGGAAGTGCAGCCCTCTTCCAACGCCCTTGCCTGCCTCATCTGCGTGGATGCCATGGCGGTGGAGCAGATCCTTTTCAACCTGACGGACAATGCCTGCAAGTATGCAGCCCCTGACAGCGAGCCGAGGAAGTTAGACCTGGCGATCCAAGATGAAAACTCTGCCCTGCGTTTCATCTTCCGAGATTACGGCCCAGGTCTCCCTGAGATGCAGCGAAAGCGCCTGTTTCAGCCCTTTAGCAAATCCGCCACTGAGGCCGCCCACAGTGCCCCAGGTGTGGGCCTAGGTCTGGCGCTCAGCCGCCAACTGGCACGTGAATTGGGAGGTGATCTCATCTTCACCCAGCCACAGGGTCGGGGAGCCCAGTTTGAACTCCGTCTGCCCAAACGAGCCAAGGCCTAA
- a CDS encoding rhodanese-like domain-containing protein, with protein MKAHLIFFSCLLGLTMTQAENPVIGQKIPNRLISYEGFEKNVHEVAKIRESRRLTEAQFLQKMSEPGVILLDARSASKFQLRHIHGAVNLSLPDFHEAALAKIIPAKNTVVLIYCNNNFENSPVSFTDKSISTALNLHTFVSLQGYGYTNVFELGPLLDVHTTRLPFAGAEVKEKSSR; from the coding sequence ATGAAAGCTCACCTCATTTTCTTCTCCTGCCTGCTGGGGCTAACGATGACCCAAGCCGAAAACCCCGTCATCGGCCAGAAGATCCCCAATCGTTTGATCTCCTATGAAGGTTTCGAAAAGAACGTTCACGAGGTTGCAAAGATCCGCGAGTCTCGACGCCTTACCGAAGCCCAATTTCTTCAAAAGATGTCAGAGCCAGGGGTTATCCTCCTAGATGCCCGCAGTGCCAGCAAATTTCAGCTTCGTCATATTCATGGAGCGGTGAATCTGAGCTTGCCTGATTTCCATGAAGCCGCTCTGGCGAAAATCATCCCAGCCAAGAACACCGTGGTGCTCATCTACTGCAACAATAACTTCGAAAACAGTCCAGTCTCATTCACCGACAAATCTATTAGCACTGCATTGAACCTGCACACCTTCGTCAGTCTTCAGGGTTATGGTTACACGAACGTCTTCGAACTAGGCCCTCTGCTGGATGTCCATACCACTCGACTCCCGTTTGCTGGGGCGGAGGTCAAAGAAAAGTCGTCTCGCTAG
- a CDS encoding vWA domain-containing protein: MKTLLRHLRHSILALIASAALASHAAEPISTNQLRENEALVQIAILLDTSNSMDGLIEQAKSQLWKIVNEFNDAKQGDKIPVVQVALYEYGNDNLSIGTNYIRLVLPFTRDLDKVSEQLFKLTTNGGSEFCGAVIRDALDKLAWDGNGKTYKAVFIAGNEPFTQGPVSSQQACKDAIQKGVVVNTIHCGKQSEGENGGWRTGAALAEGRFLTIDQDKAIVHIEAPQDKEITKLSIELNKTYIMYGQDGARGAANMSAQDNNASSYKKEGAEVQRALTKASSNYSNSGWDLVDANKKAGLALEKIKEQDLPAELKSLKPEERQSYLDQKAAEREKIQAQIKKLNQERLQYVAEKNKENGQEDTLDKAIVKAVREQAAKKQITFK, from the coding sequence ATGAAAACACTTCTACGCCATCTCCGTCATTCCATCCTTGCCCTCATCGCCAGCGCAGCTCTCGCTAGCCACGCTGCGGAACCGATCTCCACCAATCAACTTCGTGAAAACGAGGCCCTTGTGCAGATCGCCATCCTCCTGGATACCAGCAATAGCATGGACGGTCTCATTGAGCAGGCCAAAAGCCAGCTTTGGAAAATCGTCAATGAATTCAACGACGCCAAGCAGGGCGACAAAATCCCCGTCGTCCAGGTAGCCCTTTATGAATACGGCAATGACAACTTGAGCATCGGCACGAACTACATCCGTCTCGTCCTCCCCTTCACTCGCGATCTGGATAAGGTCTCGGAACAGCTTTTCAAACTCACCACCAATGGTGGCAGCGAATTCTGTGGAGCGGTCATTCGCGATGCACTGGACAAGCTCGCATGGGACGGCAACGGCAAGACTTACAAAGCCGTCTTCATCGCAGGAAACGAGCCGTTTACCCAAGGGCCTGTCAGCTCACAACAAGCCTGCAAAGACGCCATCCAAAAAGGAGTCGTCGTCAACACCATCCATTGCGGCAAGCAGAGCGAAGGGGAAAACGGCGGCTGGCGCACTGGGGCTGCCTTGGCTGAAGGTCGCTTCCTGACCATTGATCAGGACAAGGCCATCGTTCACATCGAAGCTCCTCAGGACAAAGAAATTACCAAGCTCAGCATCGAGCTCAATAAGACCTACATCATGTATGGCCAAGATGGGGCCCGAGGCGCAGCCAACATGAGCGCCCAAGATAACAACGCCAGCTCCTACAAAAAAGAAGGGGCTGAAGTCCAGCGCGCGCTGACGAAAGCCAGTTCTAACTATAGCAACAGTGGGTGGGACCTGGTGGATGCGAATAAAAAAGCGGGGCTGGCACTGGAGAAAATCAAAGAACAAGACCTCCCGGCTGAACTGAAATCTCTGAAGCCCGAAGAGCGCCAAAGTTATCTGGATCAGAAAGCAGCCGAACGGGAGAAGATCCAAGCCCAAATCAAAAAGCTCAATCAAGAGCGCCTTCAATACGTCGCTGAAAAAAACAAGGAGAACGGTCAAGAAGATACCCTCGATAAAGCCATCGTCAAAGCGGTGCGTGAGCAAGCAGCTAAAAAGCAAATCACCTTCAAATAA
- the dtd gene encoding D-aminoacyl-tRNA deacylase, with amino-acid sequence MRAIIQRSKQATVTIEGEVKASIPLGLVVLLGVEHEDTQEDADWLASKIVQMRIFGDAEGKMNLSVKDVGGEVLVVSQFTLHASTKKGNRPSFIRAARPEGAIPLYEYFKSALAKEVPVQCGVFGADMQVALINDGPVTIWIDSKAKE; translated from the coding sequence ATGCGCGCCATCATCCAACGTTCCAAACAAGCCACCGTCACCATCGAAGGGGAGGTGAAAGCCAGCATTCCTCTAGGCCTCGTGGTCTTGCTGGGCGTGGAGCATGAAGACACGCAGGAGGATGCAGATTGGCTGGCCAGCAAGATCGTCCAGATGCGCATCTTTGGCGATGCTGAGGGCAAGATGAACTTGAGTGTGAAGGATGTGGGGGGCGAGGTTCTGGTGGTGAGTCAGTTCACCCTGCATGCTAGCACGAAGAAGGGAAATCGCCCCAGCTTCATCCGGGCCGCGCGGCCTGAGGGGGCCATCCCGCTCTACGAATACTTCAAGTCTGCGCTGGCGAAAGAGGTGCCGGTGCAGTGTGGCGTTTTCGGCGCGGATATGCAGGTGGCCTTGATAAATGACGGTCCGGTAACGATTTGGATAGACTCGAAAGCCAAGGAATAA
- a CDS encoding response regulator transcription factor: MPTILVIEDDSAIRRGVTDALRFSGYAVLEAAEGLSGMEQAQKATFDLMLLDLVLPNHNGFEILRALKEHRPGTPVIILSARGEEADRVKGLKLGADDYVVKPFSVRELLARVEAVLRRSPERPKQVQQIPFPGGIVDLERLELRFSDGGREELSDRECGLIEYLAAHRGRAISREELLRRVWRIEPKHTETRTIDMHIANLRAKLRDNGGEPQFLLTVRGKGYMLANEVIVPSA, encoded by the coding sequence ATGCCCACCATCCTTGTCATTGAAGATGATAGCGCCATTCGGCGCGGGGTGACTGATGCCCTCCGCTTCTCCGGCTACGCCGTGCTGGAGGCTGCGGAAGGGCTCTCCGGAATGGAGCAGGCCCAGAAGGCCACTTTTGATCTGATGCTGCTGGATCTTGTGCTGCCTAACCACAATGGGTTTGAGATCCTGCGGGCTCTGAAAGAACACCGCCCTGGCACCCCTGTTATCATCCTTTCCGCCCGTGGGGAGGAGGCCGATCGCGTGAAAGGCTTGAAGTTAGGCGCAGATGATTACGTCGTGAAACCCTTCAGCGTGCGAGAACTTCTCGCCCGAGTGGAGGCCGTGTTGCGGCGTTCACCGGAACGGCCGAAGCAGGTCCAACAAATCCCCTTCCCTGGGGGCATCGTCGATCTGGAGCGACTGGAACTGCGCTTTAGCGATGGGGGACGCGAGGAACTTTCAGATCGCGAATGTGGTCTCATTGAGTACCTCGCCGCCCACCGTGGTCGTGCCATTTCGCGGGAGGAATTGCTCCGCCGCGTCTGGCGGATCGAGCCTAAGCACACCGAGACACGCACCATTGACATGCACATCGCCAATCTCCGGGCCAAGCTGCGAGACAATGGTGGCGAGCCACAATTCCTGCTCACCGTTCGCGGGAAAGGTTACATGCTTGCTAATGAGGTTATTGTCCCTTCAGCCTAA